In Polyangiaceae bacterium, the genomic window TGATGGTGACGTTCTCGAGCTTGAGGCCGAGCTCCTCCGCGATGACCTGACCGCCGGTCAGGGTCGCGATGTCCTTCAGCATCTCCTTGCGGCGATCGCCGAAGCCCGGGGCCTTGACGGCGCAGCAGGCCAGCGTGCCACGCAGCTTGTTGACGACCAGCGTCGCGAGCGCCTCGCCCTCGACGTCTTCGGCGATGATGAGCAGCGGCTTCTGCTGACGCGCAATCGCCTCGAGGACCGGGAGCAGGTCCTTCATGTTGCTGATCTTCTTCTCGCTGAGCAGGATGTAGGCGTCCTCGAGGTGGGCCTCCATGCGCTCCGGATCCGTCACGAAATACGGGCTGAGGTAGCCGCGGTCGAACTGCATGCCCTCGACGACCTCCAGGGAGGTCTCGGCGCTCTTCGCCTCTTCGACGGTGATGACGCCTTCCTTGCCGACCTTCTCCATGGCCTCGCTGAGCAGCTTGCCGACGGTGGTGTCGCCGTTGGCGCTGATGGTGCCGACCTGGGCGATCTCGTTCGGATCCTTGGTCTGCTTCGCCATCTTCTTCAGGTCGGCCACGATGACCTCGACGGCCTTGTCGATGCCGCGCTTGATCTCCATGGGGTTGTGGCCGGCCGCGACGAGCTTGCTGCCCTCGCGGAAGATGGCCTGGGCGAGGACCGTGGCGGTCGTGGTGCCGTCGCCAGCGACGTCGCTGGTCTTCGAGGCAACCTCGCGCACCATCTGGGCGCCCATGTTCTCGAACTTGTTCTCGAGCTCGATCTCCTTGGCGACGGTGACGCCGTCCTTGGTGACCGTGGGGGAGCCGAAGCTCTTCTCGAGGACGACGTTGCGGCCCTTCGGACCGAGGGTGACCTTGACGGCGTCGGCGAGGGCGTTGACCCCGGCGAGGATCAGGGCGCGAGCGTGCTCTTGGTAAACGATTTCTTTGGCAGCCATTTTCTTTTCTCCTCTAAATCCTGGGGGTCCGACTCACTTCTCGATCACGCCGAGGATGTCGTCCTCGCGCAGGATGAGGTGCTCCTCACCGTCGATCTTCACTTCCGTGCCGCTGTACTTGCCGAACAGCACGCGATCGCCCGCCTTGACGTCGAGCTTCCGCACGGTGCCGTCCTCGGCCACCTTGCCGTTGCCCACCGCGATGACCTCACCCTCGATGGGCTTCTCCTTCGCGGTGTCGGGGATGATGATCCCGCCCTTGGTCTTCTCTTCTTCCTTCACGCGCTTGACGATCACGCGGTCCTGCAGGGGTCGAATCTTCATGGGTCGTTCCTCTCCTCGATTGGGTCTTTGCCGGGGGCCCTGGGCGGTCACAGCGGGGATCGCTGCGGGTCGAAGGCCCTGGGACTAGCCCCGGGTTTTTTGGGGTCTGGGACGCGAGCGCGCCGTTCAAACCCCGGTAATCATTAAGTTAGCGATTAGCACTCACTGATTGAGAGTGCTAACAGCGGCCGGAATCTAATCGCCGCGCTGATGGAGTCAAGGGGGGGTGAAGGTGCGCAGGTCTTGGCAGCCTCGGCGGGGGAGTGCTGAGGAAATCCGGTCCGCCCTCACTTCAACTTGGCCCGTTCGGGGCCAGTCCCACATATTGAAGGAAGCTAGTTGGAGAAGGCGCTGAAGGTCACCGAAACCACGACGTTATGTCGGGTAGAGCCCCGGAAGGCTCGGGGTGAGCGGGCGCCACTTCTCCACAGCCCCCCGACGGCCGGACCCCGGCCGAACAGGAGCAATCCGTAATGTCCGACCGCACCGACCCGCCCACCATCGACCTGGCCTCCGACGTCAGCTCGTTCTTCGGCCCCGTCGTGGCCGAGGCCATCCGCGCCCGGGGCTACGAGGCGACCGACGCCGCCGAGGCCTACCTGGTCGCGCTGCTCGCCGACTACACCAAGCCGGGGCAGCTCGGAGAGGAGACGCTCTCGCGTCCGCTCACCCTGCTGCTCGACGAGGCCATGCAGCGCACCGGGCCCGAGCGCTTCGAGCGCCTGCGCGTGCTGGGCGACGGCGTGCTCTACGTGAGCGGCTTCTTCGGCGAGCACCTGGAGACCCGAGGGGTCGAGCCCCGTTACATGAGCACGCTGGGCGCCTGCGCCTACGAGAACGCCTCGGCCATGCTGCGGCAGCGCGCCAACGACCTGAGCGCGCCGGACCTGTTCGCCGAGCTGGCGGAGAAGTTCCGAATGTTCGTGTCGCTGTTGGCCGACGTGGCGGAGTCCCTGCGCGCCCGCTCGGCGCGCACCGACGGCGCCGTGGTCAAGCTCTACGAGCGCTGGCTCAAGACCGGCTCGTCCACCCTGGGCGACGCCCTGGTGGCGCGAGGCATGGTGCCCTTGCGCGGAACGGGACTGGTGCATTGAGCGACTCGCAGGAGCGCACGCTGCGCAGCGTCCAGCTCGAGATCGAGCGCGTCTACGGTCTCGAGCGCGCCCCCGACGTCGTCGACTTCGTGCGCCTGGGCGCGGAGAGCTCCCGCGAGACGCTGGTGCTCCGGCAGCGCGACGACGAGCTGGAGATCGCGCTGGTGCTGCCGCCGGTCAAGGATCCGACGGAGCTCAGCGCGCCGCACTACGGCCCGTCGGACGCCTGGCTCCAGCTGGTGGAGGGCGTGAGCCATTTCGTCTACGTCGCGGAGCGGGCGCGCACGCAGCTGCCGGCGACCCGGCTCGAGCTCGAGCTCCAGGCGGAGGTGGACAAGTTCGTGCTCTTGGCCTTCACCGGCGAGCCGCTCGAGCCTCGGCACAGCTCGGCGCTGCACGATCAGCTCTACGAGCGCGTGCGCTACCTGCACGGGCCGGACACCGAGGACGGCGTGCGCTACCGCCTGGCGAACGACCTGGCGGCGCGCTTCGTGGCGCGCCTGGTGAGCCGCGAGGATCCGCCCGCGGCGCTGCGCACGCTCAGACGCTTCTATCGCGCCGGCCAGGCCGAGAAGATCCGGTTGGCGCAGGCGGCGTAGCTGACGAGCCAAAACACGCGTTTGACCCGCTCGGGCCCGCGGCCCATGCTCGCGCGCGCCGTGCACGTGGTGTTCGTCGCGCAGGATCTCTGGGAAGCGCAGCTTCTGCTCGACCAGCTCACGGAGCTCTGGATCCCCGCGCGCATCGACAACGCCATGAGCCTGTCGGCCTACGGCGAGCTGCCCTACCTGGCCTCGCGACCGCGCGTGGTGATCGAGCGCGAGGCCGACGTCGAGCGCGCCCGCGCCGCCGTGGTCGAGTTCGAGGCGCGCCGGAAGAGCAAGCTCGACGGCGTCAAGCGCTGCCCGAGCTGCGGCGACGAGAGCCCGGAGAACTTCGAGCTGTGCTGGCGGTGCGGTGCGGAGCTGGACGCGCGGGGGTGATTCAGAGCCCCATCAGCTTCGCCAGGTAATACGTCATCGTCTCGCTGGTGCCGCCGCCGATCTTCAGCAAGCGCGCGTCGCGCCAGGCGCGGGCGATGGGGTACTCCTCGATGTAGCCCCAGCCGCCGTGGAACTGCAGGCACGTGTCCATGACCTCGGCCACCAGCTCACCGGCGACGATCTTCGCCATGCTGATGAGCTTGACCGTCTCCATGGAGACGTTGCCCTTCTGCTCGTATTTGTCGGTGTTGTAGGCGTCCACGCACTTGTCCACGAAGGCCTGGGCCATCTCGACCTTCGTGTACATGTTCACGAACTTGTGCTGCCACACCTCGCGCTTGATGATCGGCTTGCCGAAGGCCACGCGCTGCTCGCCGTATTGGCGCGAGAACTCGATGGCGTAGCGCGCGCCGGCTATGCCGGAGACGGCGCCGATCAGGCGCTCGGCCTGGAAGTTCTGCATCAGGTACATGAAGCCCATGTCCTCTTCGCCCAGCCGGTAGCGCTCCGGGATGCGCACGTCCTCCAGCCAGAGCTCGGCGGTGTCCGAGGAGTGGTTGCCGATCTTCTCCAGGCGCTTGCCGACCTTGAAGCCCTTCACGTCCGTGGGCACCAGGAAGAACGTGCAGCCGTGGGAGCCCGTCTCCGGGTTGGTCTTCGCGAGCAGCGTGACGAAGCTCGCGCGGGCGCCGTTGGTGATGAAGGTCTTCTGCCCGTTCAGCACGTAGTCGCCTCCGTCGCGCCGCGCCGCGGTGCGGATGCCGGCGACGTCGCTGCCGGCCCCCGGCTCGCTGACGCCGATGGCGGCGATGCGATCGCCGGACAGGGCGGGCTTGAGGAACTCGTCGATCTGCTCGGGGGTACCGAGGTCGGCGATCACGGGCGTCGCCATGTCGGTCTGCACGAGCAGCGCCATGGTCACCCCGGCGGAGCGCCCACGCGGCAGCTCTTGCGCCTTCGCCACGCTGAACCAGTAGTCGCCGCCGGAGCCGCCGCACGCCTCCGGGTAGTGCGCTCCCAAGATGCCGAGCTGGCCGGCCTTCTTGAACAGCTCGTCGGGGAAGTACTTCGCCTTCTCCCACTCGTCGGAGTACGGCGCGATCTCCTTCTCGGCGAACTGGCGGACGGTCTTCCTGAAGTGCTCGTGCTCTTCGCTGTACGGATTCCACATGGCGATACCCTCGGCGAAATGATTCGTACACGAAATTTCGCCGGCCGCAACGAGCAGTGCAGCGCATTTTTGGCGGGTTTTGGACAGGGCGCGGCTCAGCACGTACCTTGCCGGACGGGATGAAGGCCTGGATCTTTCTGCTGCCCCTGGCGGTCATGGGCTGCCCCACGAAGGAGGCCGAGGATCCTCAGAAGATCCTCGGCGACTGGACCGAGCACGGCGGCGCCGATGGGACCGTGGGGGCGCGGGGCGTCGCGGAGCCTCGCTCCGAGCAGGGGCAGCTCCCGGCCGAGAGCGTGGCCAGCAAGGCCGAGTGCCAGGCCGCCGCGCGACGCATCGAGGAGCTGGCGCTGGAGCTGGCGGTGAAGGAGGCGGAGGATCCGGAGGAGCGCCGAGAGTTGGAGGCCCGGCGCCAGGCC contains:
- the groL gene encoding chaperonin GroEL (60 kDa chaperone family; promotes refolding of misfolded polypeptides especially under stressful conditions; forms two stacked rings of heptamers to form a barrel-shaped 14mer; ends can be capped by GroES; misfolded proteins enter the barrel where they are refolded when GroES binds); this translates as MAAKEIVYQEHARALILAGVNALADAVKVTLGPKGRNVVLEKSFGSPTVTKDGVTVAKEIELENKFENMGAQMVREVASKTSDVAGDGTTTATVLAQAIFREGSKLVAAGHNPMEIKRGIDKAVEVIVADLKKMAKQTKDPNEIAQVGTISANGDTTVGKLLSEAMEKVGKEGVITVEEAKSAETSLEVVEGMQFDRGYLSPYFVTDPERMEAHLEDAYILLSEKKISNMKDLLPVLEAIARQQKPLLIIAEDVEGEALATLVVNKLRGTLACCAVKAPGFGDRRKEMLKDIATLTGGQVIAEELGLKLENVTISDLGRAKTIKVDKDNTTIVDGAGSKDKIKARQGEIRGQIENTTSDYDREKLQERLAKLVGGVAVIKVGAATETEMKEKKARVEDALHATRAAVEEGIVPGGGVALLRVQPVLDAMQVNDDQKFGVQIIRRSIEEPLRQIVANAGEEGSIVVQKVKEGKGNFGFNAATGKYGDLVAEGVIDPAKVVRSALQNAASVAGLMLTTEALVAEKPKEEKAAAGGHAGHGHDF
- a CDS encoding acyl-CoA dehydrogenase family protein encodes the protein MWNPYSEEHEHFRKTVRQFAEKEIAPYSDEWEKAKYFPDELFKKAGQLGILGAHYPEACGGSGGDYWFSVAKAQELPRGRSAGVTMALLVQTDMATPVIADLGTPEQIDEFLKPALSGDRIAAIGVSEPGAGSDVAGIRTAARRDGGDYVLNGQKTFITNGARASFVTLLAKTNPETGSHGCTFFLVPTDVKGFKVGKRLEKIGNHSSDTAELWLEDVRIPERYRLGEEDMGFMYLMQNFQAERLIGAVSGIAGARYAIEFSRQYGEQRVAFGKPIIKREVWQHKFVNMYTKVEMAQAFVDKCVDAYNTDKYEQKGNVSMETVKLISMAKIVAGELVAEVMDTCLQFHGGWGYIEEYPIARAWRDARLLKIGGGTSETMTYYLAKLMGL
- the groES gene encoding co-chaperone GroES, giving the protein MKIRPLQDRVIVKRVKEEEKTKGGIIIPDTAKEKPIEGEVIAVGNGKVAEDGTVRKLDVKAGDRVLFGKYSGTEVKIDGEEHLILREDDILGVIEK
- a CDS encoding DUF2007 domain-containing protein; translated protein: MLARAVHVVFVAQDLWEAQLLLDQLTELWIPARIDNAMSLSAYGELPYLASRPRVVIEREADVERARAAVVEFEARRKSKLDGVKRCPSCGDESPENFELCWRCGAELDARG